In Kaistella faecalis, a genomic segment contains:
- the gdhA gene encoding NADP-specific glutamate dehydrogenase — translation MENYNVDQKIQEFMARIEAKNPNEPEFLQAVKEVAVTVIPFISTRKQYTGKKLLERMAEPERTIIFRVPWVDDKGEIQVNRGFRIQMNSAIGPYKGGIRFHPTVNLSVLKFLAFEQTFKNSLTTLPMGGGKGGADFDPQGKSDMEIMRFCQAFMTEMCKHIGPETDVPAGDIGVGAREIGYLFGQYKKIRNEFTGVLTGKGLAYGGSLIRPEATGYGVVYFAEQMLKTIGQDFKGKTVCVSGFGNVAWGVVKKVTELGGKVLTISGPDGYIYDKDGISGEKIEYLLELRASGNNRAEDYAKKFPTAEFHAGKRPWEVKCDVAIPAATQNELNLEDAKNLVANGVICVTEAANMPSTLDAINYFLEKKVLFSPGKASNAGGVATSGLEMTQNSIRLNWSSEEVDARLKEIMIGIHKACRDYGKEEDGYVNYVKGANIAGFVKVAEAMLAQGVV, via the coding sequence ATGGAGAATTATAACGTAGACCAGAAAATTCAGGAATTCATGGCCAGAATTGAAGCTAAAAATCCGAATGAACCGGAATTTCTTCAGGCCGTAAAAGAAGTTGCAGTTACTGTAATTCCTTTCATTTCAACAAGAAAGCAATACACCGGAAAAAAACTTCTGGAAAGAATGGCCGAGCCGGAGCGAACAATAATTTTCCGCGTGCCGTGGGTTGATGACAAAGGAGAAATTCAGGTAAACCGCGGTTTCAGAATTCAGATGAACTCTGCAATTGGGCCATACAAAGGCGGAATCCGTTTTCATCCTACCGTAAATTTATCCGTTCTTAAATTTTTGGCTTTCGAACAGACTTTCAAAAACTCTTTAACAACATTGCCAATGGGTGGTGGAAAAGGAGGTGCAGATTTCGATCCACAGGGAAAATCTGATATGGAAATCATGCGTTTCTGCCAGGCTTTCATGACGGAAATGTGCAAACACATTGGTCCTGAAACTGACGTTCCTGCTGGAGACATTGGTGTTGGAGCAAGAGAAATCGGATATTTATTCGGTCAGTATAAAAAAATAAGAAACGAATTTACAGGAGTTCTAACCGGGAAAGGTTTGGCTTACGGTGGTTCATTAATCCGCCCGGAAGCAACAGGTTACGGTGTGGTATATTTTGCTGAGCAGATGCTTAAAACCATTGGTCAGGATTTCAAAGGAAAAACAGTTTGTGTTTCAGGTTTCGGGAACGTAGCCTGGGGTGTGGTTAAAAAAGTAACTGAATTAGGCGGAAAAGTACTTACCATTTCCGGTCCTGATGGATATATCTATGATAAAGACGGAATTTCCGGCGAAAAAATTGAATATCTACTTGAACTTCGTGCATCCGGCAATAACAGAGCCGAAGATTATGCGAAGAAATTCCCAACTGCAGAATTCCATGCAGGAAAACGCCCTTGGGAAGTAAAATGTGATGTTGCAATTCCTGCAGCAACACAGAACGAACTTAATTTGGAAGATGCAAAAAATCTGGTAGCAAACGGAGTAATCTGCGTTACCGAAGCTGCAAATATGCCTTCAACTTTAGATGCAATTAATTATTTCCTGGAGAAGAAAGTTCTTTTCTCCCCGGGGAAAGCTTCCAATGCTGGCGGCGTTGCAACTTCCGGTTTAGAAATGACCCAGAACTCTATCCGATTAAACTGGTCATCAGAAGAAGTTGATGCGAGACTGAAGGAAATTATGATCGGTATTCACAAAGCTTGTAGAGATTACGGTAAAGAAGAAGACGGCTATGTAAACTACGTGAAAGGTGCGAATATCGCAGGTTTCGTAAAAGTGGCTGAGGCCATGCTTGCGCAAGGTGTAGTATAA
- the dprA gene encoding DNA-processing protein DprA — protein sequence MFSEETLYSVALRHCPLIGDMVFRKLVSEVGSAKEVWELSKSGLKNIYGIGRKISLEIGNEDHLKFAENELKFCEKNNIQINLRHLGNLPHQLNECEDAPAILYQKGCYNTALKPVSMVGTRNITSYGKNFVQDFLNEVKDRKIITISGLALGVDTEIHEVSIQKNIATVAILAHGFHTLYPSKNRKLSERILEDNGVLFTEFNSSQKPDRENFIQRNRVIAGLSPATIVVETAFGGGSMSTATFANNYNREVFALPGKITDKYSQGCNHLIFQNKAAAISTVSSLVEQLGFSNDIEKTGELFPSSEIKIQLPEFQQTLLQSLDKNIPLSLDEISVKLQIPSYKILPDLLQLEILGYIKALSGRQYLAI from the coding sequence ATGTTCTCCGAAGAAACTCTCTATTCTGTTGCGCTTCGACACTGCCCGCTGATTGGCGACATGGTCTTCAGAAAACTGGTGAGCGAAGTAGGCTCTGCAAAGGAAGTTTGGGAATTATCGAAATCCGGGCTCAAAAACATTTACGGCATCGGCAGAAAAATTTCCCTGGAAATTGGGAATGAGGATCATTTAAAATTCGCTGAAAATGAACTCAAGTTCTGCGAAAAAAATAACATTCAAATCAACCTTCGGCATCTTGGAAACCTTCCCCATCAACTTAATGAATGCGAAGATGCACCAGCAATTCTTTACCAGAAAGGCTGCTACAACACCGCTCTCAAACCGGTAAGCATGGTGGGAACGCGCAACATCACTTCTTACGGAAAAAACTTTGTGCAGGATTTTCTGAATGAAGTGAAGGACAGAAAAATAATCACCATCAGCGGTCTTGCTTTAGGAGTAGATACTGAAATTCATGAAGTTTCAATCCAGAAAAATATTGCCACCGTTGCCATTTTGGCTCATGGATTCCACACGCTTTATCCAAGTAAGAACAGAAAACTTTCGGAAAGAATACTAGAAGACAACGGCGTTCTTTTTACTGAATTCAATTCCAGCCAAAAACCCGACCGCGAAAATTTTATCCAGAGAAACCGAGTTATCGCAGGTTTATCTCCCGCAACTATCGTGGTGGAAACTGCTTTCGGAGGTGGATCAATGAGTACAGCGACTTTTGCCAACAATTACAACCGGGAAGTATTCGCACTGCCCGGAAAGATTACAGATAAATACAGCCAGGGCTGCAATCACCTTATTTTTCAGAATAAGGCAGCAGCGATTTCTACGGTTTCGTCTCTCGTAGAGCAATTGGGGTTTTCTAATGATATCGAAAAAACAGGCGAACTGTTTCCGAGTTCAGAAATAAAGATTCAACTTCCTGAATTTCAGCAAACGCTTTTGCAATCGTTGGATAAAAATATTCCGCTTTCCCTTGATGAAATATCGGTGAAACTTCAGATCCCGTCTTATAAAATATTACCCGATTTACTTCAGCTTGAAATTTTAGGATACATCAAAGCACTTTCGGGAAGACAATATCTTGCCATTTAG
- a CDS encoding rhomboid family intramembrane serine protease, producing MLKESLNYKAVIYAATMVSAMWLGFFLQYLGFFDGCSGAIVPLNPDGLKGIFFSPFLHGNLEHIFGNSVPIFVLIFLLFQFYPFIAKKVFFLGWLASAFLVWLLPPIDIITGEFNYVCIIGASGIVYVLAFFLFFSGVFRWNMKLLTVSLIVALYYGSLVWGVMPEELFSKLEEPSRISWQSHLSGAVVGIIMAFVFRKTGEKNKRFIWQFPNYYSEKDDKLWQEYKENHPDDFQELPYLKKEDPWDHLDKIRKNE from the coding sequence ATGCTAAAAGAATCCCTCAATTACAAGGCGGTAATTTACGCAGCCACAATGGTTTCGGCAATGTGGCTGGGATTTTTCCTGCAATATCTTGGCTTTTTTGATGGATGCAGCGGAGCCATTGTCCCGCTGAATCCCGACGGGTTGAAGGGTATTTTCTTCTCCCCTTTCCTGCACGGCAATCTCGAACATATTTTCGGGAATTCTGTTCCCATTTTCGTTCTCATCTTTCTGCTTTTTCAGTTTTATCCGTTCATTGCGAAAAAAGTCTTTTTCCTTGGCTGGTTGGCATCCGCATTTTTGGTTTGGCTGCTGCCTCCCATTGATATAATTACCGGCGAATTCAATTACGTGTGCATCATAGGCGCCAGCGGGATCGTATATGTACTTGCTTTCTTTCTCTTTTTCAGCGGCGTTTTTCGGTGGAATATGAAACTGCTTACCGTGTCCCTTATTGTCGCTTTGTACTATGGAAGTTTAGTTTGGGGCGTAATGCCAGAGGAATTATTCTCAAAGCTGGAAGAGCCCAGCAGAATTTCCTGGCAGTCGCACCTTTCCGGAGCGGTGGTAGGTATAATCATGGCGTTTGTTTTCAGGAAAACCGGCGAAAAGAACAAGCGTTTTATATGGCAGTTCCCGAACTACTATAGCGAGAAAGATGATAAACTTTGGCAGGAATACAAAGAAAACCATCCGGATGATTTTCAGGAGCTGCCTTATCTTAAAAAAGAAGATCCCTGGGATCATCTAGACAAAATCCGTAAAAATGAATAA
- a CDS encoding DUF3078 domain-containing protein, with the protein MRQFIAFFLLLMSVFAYSQEGRNILKEIDSISQRRWDSVSLDLDSLANPKLVNFDVHFKDTIVIRDKVVISNITEDIPITPYNLLKLKEPVRWFYFGQNNLVFNQSSFSNWNSGGNNNIGIIGKINYNLSYKNRKHFLDNNLQLGYGFVTTQGESSRKTEDYINLMTNYGYDIGKNFYLSTGFQFLSQFSPGYNYSVTPNPEFEDRVSRFMSPGYLNAGLGISYNPNENFQVIFRPVNGKFTFVTDPFLQKAGKYGLERDGQSVRSELGALVNILYRLKIYKDINLVNQVNFFSNYVTHPERVDIAYNGTLNIRFNKFISTVISLDLLYDHDQLQKLQMKQTLGVGFSYNLGFENREKNKKLIKPFAD; encoded by the coding sequence ATGAGACAGTTTATTGCCTTTTTTTTATTGTTGATGTCGGTGTTTGCCTATTCCCAGGAAGGCAGAAATATTTTAAAGGAAATTGATTCGATTTCGCAGCGACGATGGGATTCTGTGTCTTTGGATTTAGACAGTCTTGCCAATCCTAAACTTGTCAATTTCGATGTGCATTTCAAAGATACCATTGTGATCCGCGATAAAGTAGTGATTTCCAACATCACAGAAGATATACCAATCACGCCTTATAACCTCCTGAAACTTAAAGAACCGGTACGGTGGTTTTACTTCGGCCAGAATAATCTGGTGTTCAACCAATCATCTTTTTCGAACTGGAACTCCGGGGGGAATAACAATATTGGCATTATCGGAAAAATCAATTATAATTTAAGTTATAAGAACCGCAAACATTTTCTTGATAACAACCTTCAGCTTGGTTACGGTTTTGTGACTACACAGGGAGAATCATCCCGAAAAACTGAGGATTACATCAACCTCATGACCAATTACGGTTATGACATCGGTAAGAATTTCTATCTCTCTACCGGTTTTCAGTTTTTGTCGCAGTTTTCTCCCGGCTACAATTATTCGGTTACGCCCAATCCTGAATTCGAAGACAGGGTTTCCAGATTTATGTCACCAGGTTATTTAAATGCCGGTCTCGGTATCTCCTACAACCCGAACGAAAATTTCCAGGTAATTTTCAGACCCGTCAACGGGAAATTCACTTTCGTTACCGATCCTTTTCTGCAGAAAGCGGGGAAATATGGTTTGGAAAGAGACGGACAAAGCGTTCGTTCGGAATTAGGTGCGCTCGTGAACATTCTTTACCGCCTGAAAATTTATAAAGACATCAATCTGGTAAATCAGGTGAACTTCTTCAGCAACTATGTAACCCACCCAGAACGGGTTGATATTGCATATAACGGAACTTTAAACATCCGTTTCAACAAATTTATTTCCACCGTAATCAGTCTTGATTTGCTTTATGATCACGACCAGCTTCAGAAACTTCAGATGAAACAGACGCTGGGTGTCGGATTTTCGTACAATTTAGGTTTCGAAAACAGAGAGAAAAACAAGAAGTTGATTAAGCCTTTCGCAGATTAA
- a CDS encoding YifB family Mg chelatase-like AAA ATPase, which yields MLVKIYGSAIFGVSAQTITIEVNVDTSGVGYHLVGLPDNAIKESSYRISAALKNVGFKIPGKKITINMAPADLRKEGSAYDLSIALGILSASEQIKAEEIGNYIIMGELSLDGGLLPIKGVLPIAIKAREEGFKGIILPKQNIREAAIVDQLEVYGVENIKEVIDFFNEGIPLERTIIDTRKEFQDKINFFPTDFSEVKGQETAKRAMEVAAAGGHNIILIGPPGSGKTMLAKRVPSILPPLTLKEALETTKIHSVAGKIGTETSLMTVRPFRSPHHTISDVALVGGGSYPQPGEISLAHNGVLFLDEMPEFKRTVLEVMRQPLEDREVTISRAKFTVNYPASFMLVASMNPSPSGYFPDDPNNTSSQFEMQRYMNKLSGPLLDRIDIHIEVQKVEFDQLSDRRKGEKSDEIRTRVLKAREIQTKRYHNADIHYNAQMGPKEIEKYCELDETSQNLIKTAMEKLNLSARAYDRILKVARTIADLELAETLNSSHIAEAIQYRSLDREFWNV from the coding sequence ATGCTAGTAAAAATTTACGGAAGCGCCATTTTCGGAGTTTCTGCGCAAACGATTACGATCGAGGTTAATGTAGATACTTCCGGCGTAGGCTATCATCTTGTGGGACTTCCCGATAATGCAATCAAAGAAAGCAGTTACAGAATTTCAGCAGCCCTGAAGAACGTAGGGTTTAAGATTCCCGGCAAAAAAATAACCATCAATATGGCGCCGGCGGATTTACGAAAAGAGGGCTCAGCATATGATCTCAGCATCGCCCTGGGAATTCTCTCCGCTTCAGAGCAGATCAAAGCCGAAGAAATAGGAAATTACATCATTATGGGGGAACTTTCTCTTGATGGTGGTCTTTTACCCATCAAAGGAGTGTTACCCATTGCAATAAAAGCACGGGAAGAAGGTTTTAAAGGAATCATTCTCCCGAAACAGAATATCCGTGAAGCTGCTATAGTAGATCAGTTGGAAGTTTACGGTGTCGAAAATATCAAAGAAGTTATCGATTTTTTTAATGAGGGAATCCCGCTGGAAAGAACTATTATTGATACCCGAAAAGAATTTCAGGATAAAATCAACTTCTTCCCGACCGATTTTTCTGAAGTGAAAGGCCAGGAAACCGCCAAACGCGCCATGGAAGTTGCTGCAGCGGGCGGACACAACATTATTCTTATCGGACCACCGGGAAGCGGCAAAACCATGCTTGCAAAGCGGGTTCCGAGTATTCTTCCGCCATTAACCCTGAAGGAAGCGTTAGAAACTACCAAAATACATTCTGTAGCCGGCAAAATTGGCACGGAAACTTCTTTAATGACGGTAAGACCTTTCAGAAGTCCACATCATACAATTTCAGATGTGGCATTGGTAGGAGGCGGGAGTTATCCACAGCCCGGGGAAATTTCCCTTGCGCACAACGGCGTTCTATTTCTGGACGAAATGCCCGAATTCAAAAGAACTGTACTCGAAGTAATGCGCCAGCCACTTGAAGACCGTGAAGTCACGATTTCACGCGCAAAATTCACCGTTAATTATCCTGCGAGTTTTATGCTCGTGGCGAGTATGAATCCAAGTCCCAGCGGCTATTTTCCGGATGATCCCAACAATACTTCCTCGCAGTTTGAAATGCAGCGGTATATGAATAAACTTTCGGGTCCTTTGCTCGACAGAATCGATATTCATATTGAAGTTCAGAAAGTGGAATTCGACCAGCTCTCTGACAGAAGAAAAGGCGAAAAAAGTGACGAAATCCGCACCCGTGTTTTAAAGGCGAGGGAAATTCAGACCAAAAGATACCACAACGCTGACATTCATTATAATGCCCAAATGGGTCCGAAGGAAATTGAAAAATACTGCGAACTCGATGAGACCTCGCAAAACCTCATCAAAACCGCGATGGAAAAACTGAATCTTTCAGCGAGAGCCTACGACCGAATCCTGAAAGTTGCCAGAACCATCGCCGATTTAGAACTCGCCGAAACCTTAAATTCGAGTCATATTGCCGAAGCGATTCAGTATAGAAGCCTCGACCGGGAATTCTGGAATGTTTAA